The following proteins are co-located in the Vigna angularis cultivar LongXiaoDou No.4 chromosome 2, ASM1680809v1, whole genome shotgun sequence genome:
- the LOC108327161 gene encoding uncharacterized protein LOC108327161 — MAGTIQNNLPIFDGKNYEDWVVKMDAILGFQEIDEIVKVFQKMSKAVTTKEIWEILQDGYGTAGNIKKIKLQSLWRQYELLSMGEQETIEGYISRIQVIVNAMCACDKIVKDKKIVHKILRTLTPQYNHIIVAIEESRDLEKMKVEELQNSLEAHEQQLMERKAAERDTVQNTNKALQVKIYKNRGNGRNRGRSRGGRGGRNGDRRNNDKCITAHVDFFENTTSVKNDKWPRNATQAEQVSLTGETNHAREDMSWYLDTGCSNHMTSNKRWVIDLDTSVKSVVRFADDSIIRAEGSDKVLIT; from the exons ATGGCGGGGACGATCCAGAATAATCTACCGATATTTGACGGAAAGAATTATGAAGATTGGGTTGTGAAGATGGATGCTATTCTGGGTTTTCAGGAGATTGATGAAATTGTTAAGG TATTCCAGAAAATGTCCAAGGCAGTAACAACCAAAGAAATATGGGAGATATTGCAAGACGGATATGGAACTGCTGGAAACATAAAGAAGATCAAACTTCAGTCGCTATGGAGGCAGTACGAACTATTAAGCATGGGAGAACAAGAAACTATAGAGGGATATATCAGCAGAATCCAGGTGATTGTTAATGCTATGTGTGCATGTGACAAAATCGTAAAAGACAAGAAGATTGTCCATAAAATCTTGCGAACCTTGACGCCCCAATACAACCATATTATCGTTGCCATTGAAGAAAGCAGAGATCTTGAAAAAATGAAGGTTGAAGAGCTGCAAAATTCACTTGAAGCTCACGAACAACAGTTGATGGAGAGAAAAGCTGCAGAACGAGATACTGTGCAAAACACCAATAAAGCATTGCAAGTCAAGATTTATAAGAATCGTGGGAATGGCAGAAATAGAGGTAGGTCTCGCGGTGGTCGTGGAGGCAGAAATGGAG ATAGAAGAAACAATGATAAATGTATTACAGCACACGTTGATTTCTTTGAAAACACAACCAGTGTAAAGAACGACAAATGGCCTAGGAACGCTACACAAGCAGAACAGGTGTCACTGACAGGAGAAACTAATCATGCAAGGGAGGACATGTCATGGTATCTTGACACGGGATGTTCTAATCATATGACAAGTAATAAAAGATGGGTAATTGATCTAGACACCAGTGTCAAGAGCGTTGTTCGTTTTGCAGATGATAGTATAATTCGTGCAGAAGGCTCAGACAAGGTGTTGATCACATGA